The DNA segment ATACGCACTTAAGAGCACGGGGAGCTAACTTATTTGTTCCGGAGTAAGGTTATGGACAAAACAAGTGCTTCCAAAGACACGGGgtggaagagagaacaaaggtaagtggAGAAACATGACAGAGAATGGAACTTGGTTCTGGATATCTGAAGATGACATACGATTAATAAGATAGCAAGATGTAAGAACTGCATCCCCAAAAACGCGACGGAGcatgagattgtatgagtagggtacgagcagtttcaataagatgtctattctttctttcagctaccccattttgttgagatgtgtacggacaagatgtttgatgaataatcccatgagatttcataaactgctgaaatggggaagacaaatactttcgggcattatcactacgaaatgtgcgaatagaaaccccaaattgattttgaatttcagcgtGAAAGGTctagaaaatagaaaacaactcagatcggttttttatcaaaaatatccAGGTGCACCTAGAATAGTCATCAATGAAGCTGACAAAGTAGCGGAATCCTAATGTAGAACTAACccgactaggaccccaaacatctaAATGGACTAAAGTAAAAGGTGACTCTGCTCGATTATCAATACGTCGAGGGAAATGAGAGCGAGTATGCTTACCGAGCTGAcatgactcacactctagagCTGACAAGTGAGATAAACcaggtaccattttctgaagttttgacaaaCTGGGATGTCCTAACCGTTTATGTAATAAAGCTGGTGAATCAGTAACGGGACAAGTTGGTGATGGAAGACAAGATGTGAGTCCATGTGATTTagcaaggataaggtaataaagtccatTTGGTTCACGCCCGATACCAATGATCCTCCCTGTACTGCGTTCTTGTATAAAAACAtgatcatcaagaaataaaacGGCACATTTAAGTGATTTGGCTTGGCGACTAGCAgctatgagattaaaaggactaTTAGGGACATAAAGAACTGAAtctaaaggtaaggaaggaaTTGGGCTTGCTTGACCTATTGCAGTTGTCATGGTTTGAGACCCATTGGCCATTGTGACTCTTGGAAGAGATTGAGAATACGAAATAGtagtgaaaagagatttgttaccAGAAATATGATCCGATGCACCTGAATCAATGACCCAAGACTCAGAGGATGAAGATTGAGAGACACAAGTCACGCTATTACCTGTTTGAACAACGGAAGCTATCTCAGAAGATGTCTGCTTACCTGCTTTCTACTGAAGAAACTCAAAATAATCCGCTAAAGAAACCATCCGACTATTCGAAGTATCGGTTCTCATGTCGCTACAATTAATAGTAGTAGGGTTAACTTGAAATAGTGGAAATTAGTAACTCCTTTGGGAAAACTGAAGAAATCGCTAAGAAAACACTGTTTCTGCGCCGGAAACTTAACACTGTTCTGCGTGGAAAACACTGTTACGCCAGAAATACTGTAGCAGCCGGAAAAAATTCAAAGTGGTcggaatgaaataaaaacagtagGGGTAGGATCGGAATTACCAAACGacccaactgctctgaagaaactttttcaaaaaatggccggCAGTCCACTTCTTAATTCACTGTTCACGTCGGAAAAATATAAAAGTGGTCGGAATTTGGTATAACCTGaatgggtaggctcggaattgcaAGGGGAACAATCTGTCATGAAGAGTCGTCGCCAAAAAATGGCCACCCACGCGACGTCGGAAATTCGCTGGAAAAGTTTCTTCCGACAGCTACAGTACAGCCGGAGATTTTCACTGGGGTTTGGTCGCCTGACAGTGACTACTCTTGTGGTAGTGTTGAATTTTGCACAACACTGACCGAGACAAAGCAGAtgcaaaacaactttgaaaaatcgCCGGAAAAAAAGGGTTCCGATGACTGATTTCACTTCCCGGAAtcgctggaatttatgcacagcgataaatctctcacgatagctctaataccatgtgagaaggcacgggagaaaatataatatattgatattgtgtgttCAATACAATACAAGAGGTCCTTATTTATAGCTATACTATACAAGGAcatactactcctattccaatgtgggacaagaCTACATTATGTACATATCTAACAGAGGTCTTTAGGCTTCTATCACCTCTCTGAGTTCCCTTTATTTTACTTTAGTACCTATTGTAGGTATGCTTTATGTGTTGATCATAGGAAATGACGCATATTTCATTCCATTTCTTCTCTTAACCATTGTTACACATAATGAGAGTTCGTAATTTTTAGTTAAAAAGGTATATTAGAAAACAATTTAGTTTCATTATAGCAGTACAGTCACCTAGTTGGTTAAACTTTAGAAAGTATAGATTGAATTCAAGCTTGTCTTTATAATGTCTAATGTAAGTATTTTCCAATGATGGGGGGAATTGCCTTTCATTACCATTGCCAGGATTATTAGGAAAAAATAACATGTTGGTTATAGAGGTTTACAATACTAGTCTATTGTTGCCTATTCAATTTTTTGAATATACAGCagtatttatattaaaaaatctactaaatatctacaaatatctgacTGAGAACCCAGTGACAGTATATTAACTTGAGATCGTAGTAGGAACCCATAACTTCAAATCCTGGATCCACCTCTGACTGCTTGTCTCAATAACATCTGACTCATGGTTGCTCTAGATGCTCAGTAAATAACAATGATTGCATTAAGGACTTTATACATAAGCTTCAGATTTTTTGTTGTATCAGTCGGTTGAGCACTGATGGCTGCTCACAAGCAGAGGGAGGGAATTTTCTGTGAAAGATATTTTAGGCTCAGATGCTAAAACATAATGATGTTCTTGTAATATATCTAACATTTACTCCCTGTTTAGGTATTTCTACGTGTTAATGTTCAGAACTCTTGTCCTTTCTGTTGGCTGCGACTTgtaaacttcaatttttgttCCTAATTGATAGCTCTGTCATGGAATTATGAAACAGTATTATTTCTAGAAAATCATCAGTAACTGTCATTTTGGCTGAATATTTCATTCTTACGTCCTAGTAGTCTATAACTTACTACTTAGGAAGAACTTCCCACCTAGCACACAGGTTTTAGTCTAAAGTAAGCAAGACTTGATCACATGTAGTTTCAATTGTAGGTATGCGTCATTGTTCTcatatagaagaagaagaagaagaagaagaagaaagagtgatattAACTCTATTCAGTATATACCAATTAGCTTAGATCTCATTTTGTTTCTGTGACTGCCATTATTTTACTTTTCCACAGTTCATGAACTTCGGACCTTTATCTCTTGCAGGGAAACTTCCTAATACCCATGAGAAGAAAAAATATCCAAAGCTGTCGAGACACAAAATTCAGAGCATGTTCTTATCTGGACGGCTCAGTGTCTGCGACTATTGAATTGGTGCAGTCAAATGGAAATGTTCCGATTAGTCCTCTCAAttcagaagaggttgttaaagtaCTGGCAAGCAGCGCAATTGAGACCTCAGATGCTTCATTGCCGCTGATGCAAAGATTGGTACTGTTAGATTTAGACCCTGCCACAGCAAAACTAGCAATCAGCTTTCTTGGCCCCTTCCTATCAGCATTTTCGTTTCTGTTCATTTTGAGAATAGTCATGTCCTGGTATCCTAAGCTTCCAGTAGGAGAATTCCCGTATGTCATAGCTTATGCACCCACAGAGCCCATTCTTGGTGCAACACGAAAATTGATTCCTCCTCTCGCTGGAGTCGACGTAACTCCTGTCGTTTGGTTTGGATTAGTCAGTTTCATTAATGAGATTTTACTAGGCCCTCAAGGTCTGCTTGTCCTCTTATCTCAAAAACAGGTTTAGCTCTTGTTGCAATTTGCaaatttcttttctccttcagaATTTTCCATCACCAGTTCTTTACTGGAGAAAGGGAGTGATATAGAGAAATCCTTCTGTCTTGCAGTTGTACAATTTTATGTATGATCTTGTATCTAGTAGTTTTAAAATCCAGCTGAAAGTTAATAGGATCCACATTGTGTACAATCTGAGCCGGTGCAGCTAATTGTATATTATGGTTCATCCATGCACTTGTGTACATTCTTCTGAGCTCATAGAACATATTCTTTTAAAAGATCCTTTGTCTCTGTCAATGCCTTGTATCTTAGTGTTGTGTGCCAATTGTCCTCTCATTGATTGAAGAGAGAAATACTAAAGGGTTTACAGGCCGAATGGGCTCTCCCACCTAATAAAAGGCTATTTGCAGTCGTACTCTATATTTGTAACACCTTTTAACTTGTACCTTatttgtaaaaattattgaattgatAGCCAGttgacaaaaaatatataataatatgacaataataCCCTTAaccacttgtcacgaccccaaattctCACATtcggatgtcgtgatggcacctaatctctaagactaggtaagcctaacatatgCTGAATTATTATCATATCTAAATCATTTAACCATTAAATAGGAATCAACAACTGCCATACATAGCCAACAACCATAAATATATTTATAATATctcaaaaccggtagtacaaagTCATAAGCTTTTTTGAGAGTAGCTAAGAATATCAAATCCATCACTATTTCGAATAGAAGTAAACAGTAACAATGTGAAGCATctagaaggtgactctgaggcctgcgagTGTAGTGGccggtataccttgaagtctttgTAGCAACTCCCAACATCTAGCCAATGATCGGTACGCtcagaggtacctggatctgcataaagGATGTACAGAAgcgtaacatgagtacaccacaacggtacctaagtatcaagactaacctcggtggagtagtgacgaggtacaatCGAGATACCTACTAGATATCATAACATGTGCAAGTATTAATCTAAATTAACAGAGGAAcgaatatcaatataaagctaaACATGAAAAGAATAACAATATAGCGTTAGCAAACGAAAAGTAGAAGCAACCAATAACAAAGAGGAGTAAACAAGTGATAACGCCTCAAGGTAATCAGAACACAATTAAGGAAAACAAATGACAACCAAATAATCAACCGTTCTTTCGCAATGTTTACACAAGAATCAATTCCAAGTACTACACCTCATAATCACAAGTCACGGGTCCCAAATCACGAATCATAATCACCTGGCATTTCGTGCCCACATTATCAATCACAACAGCACAGACAACTCATGTGCTGCCCCGACCACTCACATGCCAATACCATTAATACCTCGATTATGcatggacaactcatgtgccaatAATAACAATACCTCATATCCGCACAGGCAACTCAAGTGCCAACAATCCAATCCAAGCACAAAAGGCAGGTATACAAGAATACAAGTACATGATCAATAAACATCAAAATTCATACTCTTGGACTGATATATGGGACATGTTacggtgtatgcttgtgcaagtgaaCTATCAAAGTTCAAGTCAACAGGTAAAATCAGAGACAACGAGTAGCGCATTGGAAATAACACCACAAAACCCCCAATATGCATGACACACAAGAAGGTCACACCACTGCACAAATATCATCAATAACAATCCCCTCAGGCCATTATAATCATTCCTGATATAGCACACTTGTCTCGCCGTGTacgcaataataaagtaaatatCCGCCTTATCTCATCACACGCGCATAGATAATTATCCCACCTTGTCTCATCACATGTGCAAACCCAACATATATGGCCCACCTTGTCATGCCGCATatgcaaatatcaataataataatagcatggacaactcacgtgcaaaTACCACGACAATCCTCTCAACAATCCCACATGTGCCAAAAGATAACATAGCAACACAATATAACAACTCTCACATGTGCTCATATGCCACAACATTTTCATAACAATAATTTCAATACCACAACCACGCATGGCATGCGTCTCAACAACACTGAGTACAACAACAAAAACGATAACACGAGAGTAAGTCAAGTAAATCAACACAAGAATTACAACAACACAATAAAACAAAAGAGTAAGCTCAACAATGAAAGACATAACAAGTAATAGTGACTTCAAAtaagaataactcaacaatgagagagataacatgtaacaacGACTTCAAAAAAGAATAAATCAACAATGAGAGAGATAGCATGTAACAACGACTTTAAATAAGAATAACTCAACTATGAAAGAAATAACATGACAATAAAAGAggcaacaacttcaattaaagcaTATAAGAGTATAGTCAGCAATAAACGATGGAACATGAACTAACGacttcaaataaagcatgtaaGGGTAAATTTAACATTGGAGGATATAACATGATAGGGCAACTTAAATTAAATGTACATAAGAAGACTAAGGGTCTAAACCGATTGAGTTTCCACATATAAGGTCGTGTACACACTCATCGCCTCATGTACACGTCTTCCACGTATAAAATAGTGCAATCAAATCAATCCCTAAGGAatagtttcccccacacaaagttaggcaagatatttacctcaactaggtcaaatcatcactcaaagatAGTTTTTCCCTTAACATTCGCCTctcacggctcaaatctaaccaaaaatgacTTAATCATATCAACCAACGCAAGAGAAACTAATTACAATTAATAAAGTCATGATCTTTACACAATTCCCTagaagtcaacaaaagtcaaccctggGCTTGCCTGGTCAAAATCCGGATTCAAAGGTAGATTCCGGCTACCAATAATACCACGAGTctatatatgtgttttgtttcaaaATCCGAGTACAATTTgactctcaaatcccaaattttatttttcaaaacatagaaAAAATTTTACTTTGTTTCTCacaaatttgatgttaaatctcatatataatcatgaaatatagttggaaattgattaatACTACTTACACAATGATTGTAGGTGATCCCCTTTCAAAATTTCCTCCTATTGAGCTTAGGGttcaaagatatgaaaaatgaacCCAAAATCTTGTAAGTCAACCCTTATGTTCAGTTGCAGAAGTCGGATTTGCGACCCAggattcgcaaatgcgaccactaCAGAAGCGACCCATTGTTTGCAAAAGCGAACATTGCCAAGCCCACCTAGGCATCGCAAAAGCGACaaaatcttcgcaaatgcgaagcatgGCCCATCGATGATGCAGAAGAAAGCTCGCAAATACGAACTAGCCACTGCCCATccattatcgcaaatgcgactaaaGCTTCGCAAAAGctacatcgcaaatgcgaagcccttatcgcaaatgcgaaaacagCCAACATCCCAGACCTCGCAAAAGCGATGCCCCCTTGCAAATGCGAACCATATCTCGCATTTGTGAGACCTGCTACACCTGACCAGAAATCAGCAATTTGAAACTCTTTCTAACACCCTGAAACGCGTcccaaactcacccgagacctcgGGGCTCCACACCAAACATCAACACAAGTATAAAAATATAATACTCGCTCAcgcgatcaaaacaccaaaataacatctgaAACCACGAATCGCACCTCTAAAATACATGAAATTAACATtgaaactcaagaacttctaaaaccACAATCACGTGTCTGATTCCTATCAAATTtactcggaatgacgccaaactttGCGAACAAGTTCCAAATAGCATAACGGACCCATTTCAAGTCCCAAAACCAAAATCCTAACCCAATAGCCATAAAGTCAAACCATAGTCAAACCTAAGAaatttctaaaccttcaaattaccAACTTTCGTCAAAACATTCCAAATCAACCTAGGAACCTCTGAATTCAATTTCGAGagtacgcccaagtccaaaataactCATCCAAATCAATCCCAAAATATTTGAAGATCGAATCCGAccatacacgcaagtcataaaacaTAATATGAAGCCACTCAAGACCTCTAACCACTAAACGGAATGCTAAAgctcaaaataaccggtcgggtcgttacgtCCTCTTAAAAaaatttgtcctcgaacgtgccaagagtctTTCCAAAGCCTTAAAATCACCATATAAACTCTCCATACACATACATGCAGGTGATCCTATGTCACCCCCAATCCACATAAGTTTGATAACATCATCCCAATCAAAGATTATTCCTTCCACTCATGTTGATAAGCCTTAGAATCAAATTTCCACATCCATCAAGGGACCTATTTTAACAAACACACTGTAAAATCCTCAACTAGTTGTAACGGCTCATCCATACATCCACAAGATATAACCACATGACATAACAAATCACTACATGGCCAAGCAATAACTATGACCATAATAGTTGCCCATTACCAAACCTGGTACTGGTAAATAATCTCATATTGACAAAACCATGTTCCAATCCttcccaacactgataatgatgCAAGAAACATGTGAAACTCATAAGTACTCACCTGACCAATAAGTCACGTCAAACGCCAGTTGGGCACATATATCGCAATCCAATCCCACAAGCACAACCCGAATTTGACTGAACATAGAAAAAGAAACATATGAGATAACTATCAAACAAGTCCAACAGGTATAAATCCCCATCGATATCATACTACGGATCCAATTCACAAAGAAGAAATAAGACACACGCAACAATCACAACAAATCTTACCCTAACATAACATTACCTCGGTATATAGCTCGGTACAAACATACCTATCCACAAAGAACACCAGGTCCATCCTCAACTCGGAATCACACGGAAGATAAACATCTCAACAACTAAAATAATCTACTAACTCAGTCCCGTATAACCAAAACCACAACATGTAACAGACTTCCCATACTTGTAAAGCACCAAAATCACAAGTCGTGGTCAAACCACCTAGAAATCACATCAAAACTCATTGTATTAACTAACAGGAAGTCCACCTCAAGCCTCATGACCCTCAATAGCAACCAAACCAAAATTATAGACATTAGCTATCATAATAGAATTGGCGTAAACACATTAACAAAGTACAAGAATCATAAAACGCAACCAGACATGAAGCAAGGTAGGAGGAATCTTACCAATAAATTGGGACTGAATAAAAATAATACTAATGCATATCCATAAACAAACTAAACCACCTATAATGACATCATCTGGTGTAGCAGCCTCAGTCTAACCAGGAATATCATAACAATGGGCTTGGCCTTCTCCTCTAGGACGACCTCTACCCGtttgacctccacccctagctggtggTGCAGGTATAGCAGCAATTGGAGCGGAACCCATAGCATAAATACTTTGTTGTGGTATACCAACCTGAAGTCTGGGACAGTCCCTCATCATTTGCTTGATATCatcacactcaaagcaacctttCTACTGACGTAGTTGTGGAAGCTATCCGAAACGGGTACTTTGGGACCCATGGATATCTGAAGTGCCACGTGAAACCTGAAGTGTAGACTGAACTGGTTGACCCACAAAGCCTCTACCATGATGCATCATGCCTCTAAAAAGGGATCAATAGATCCTCCCAgaccacgaggcctcttagcATCCCTGTACTCCCTCTATTAGCCCCGCACCCCCTCCATCTTTCGAGCGATCTCTACAACCTATTGAAATGGAGTATCTATCTCCAACTATCGAGCCATGCTGAATCTAAGACCATAATTGAGCCCCTTAATAAATTTGTTGACTCTCTCTCTCGCTGTCACTGTAGGAACCAAGGTAGGTGCATGTCGAGACAACTCGCTGAATCCAATGGTGTCTATGACACTGTCATAGTGCCCTAGCACGCTACTCGATCTCTGTGAGCCATACATCTCAAAGGGTTTGAGGAATACAAACTTCCTCAAAAATTTCTCTATAAGCTGAGCTCAAGTGAGTGGGGATGCATCAGCTGGCCTATCCTCCTCGTAAGCCTGCCACCACCGATACGCTGCTCCTGAGTGTTAAAATATAGTAAAAGCAACTCCACTCACCTCCACAATACCCATGGTCCGGAGAATTCGATGGCACTTCTCTAGAAAACCTTGTGCATCAATGGTAGATGTTCCACTTAAAGTAGGAgggtcatacttcttgaacctctcaagcctcttcTGCTCCTCCTATGATGCCTCTAGCCTGACCTCAAGCTAAAGCAAAATAACAGGTTGTACCGGCATAACACCTTGAACCTGACCAATGTGAGCCCGCTGCTCTGGAGTACGAGCGACGGGAATCTGAGATCCTCCCCCAGCTTGTGACATAGCTAGCAACTGGGATCAATCCCGTCTGAgacaatgtaccaaacatgctcaggaactgtgtgtaatgacccgatcagttattttgagaatttgcatcCAGTTTGGCAGTTTAAGGTCATGGGTAACTTTGCCTGGTGTATTATGAATTGCATGTATTGTCGGCTTTGGTTTTTTGAGTGGTTTGGGATTGATTTAGAAGGATGACTCTCGCTTGAGAAGCTTGAAGTTGAAAGAGTTAACAAATTTTAACTTTTCTGTATTTGGCCTCGGATCGGAGTTTGGATGGTGATTTTTGGACTTGGTTGTATGTCTGGATCtttatttggatatttctagaaggttttggcAATATTTGGCGATATTAGCAATTTGAGGTTTAGAAATTTTCTTTGGTTTGACCATGGTTTGACTTTATGGATATCGGGTTCAAATTTTACTTTCGGGACTTGGAATAGATCTGTTTTGTCAATAAGAAATTGTCTGTAGAATTTGGTGTCATTCAGAGTTAGTTTGATAGAAATCGGACGCGTGGTTGTGTTTCTTGCAATTCTTGAAAttcattgtgattttcatgtgtCTGATGTCCGATTTgtggttctagatgttattttggtgttttgatcatgcgagcgagtttgtatgatatttttagacttgtatggATGTTTGGTATGGAGCTCTGGGCgttcaggtgagtttcggattggTTTTGTAGAATTTTGAGTGTTGGTGCTGGTTCCATCGCAATTGCAATAttttggtcgcaaatgtgacaacTGCATTTGTGAGGACATCCTTGCTTTTGCGAATCTGGGCTGCTGGGGAAGGGATCTCGAATTTTCAAGGATTCTATCGCAATGTTGGAGACTAGAGTTTCGCTTTTGCGGCACtagagtcgcatttgcgacgagcTGTTGGGGGAAacaacttcgcatttgcgaagtttatTGTTGCAAATGCGCCATTAGCAGGTCTGGCTGGGTTCTCCTTTGCGATCCCTTTTTCCGCAATTGCATTTGCTAACCCtaggttgcaaatgcgacatctgtacctggttatatattttgtattttgggaCTTCATTTCATTTTATCATATATTGAGTCCTAGACTCGGTGGGAGGTGATTTTGTGGAGAGATTTTTATACCAAACTATTGGATAAGTGATTTTAATCAATTTTCAATTATATTACATGACTATATACAAGATttacatcaaattcatgagaatctaagagaaattttggggatttgtctatgttttaaaaaatgaaatttgAGATTTTGAGGGTAGAAttggactcggatttgaaaataaaataatatatatggaCTCGTAGGGCGATGGATAGTTGAGACCTACCCTTCGACTCGGATTTTGACTGTGCaggcccggggttgacttttgttgacttttgagaAATTGTATAAAGATCATAGCTTTATTAATTGGAATTGGTTTCTTTTACATTGTTTGATATTAATAAGTCGTTTTTGGATATATTTGAGTCAAGCGTAGGTGAATTTTAAAGGGAAAAGCTATTTTGAGTATTGATTTGGCCTAATTGAGataagtatcttacctaacttTATGTGGGAGAAGCTACACCTTACGTTTTGGGTTGATGGTActatttgaattatgtgaaagacgtgtacacgaggtgacgagtgtgtatacGGGCTTATATGTGATATTTGACCAGTTTAGACAATGAGGCTTCTTTCATGCATTTAATTGAAATTGTCATTTCATGTTATATCTTCTATTCTTAGGCTTGCTCTTACGTTCTTTACTTGAAGTTTTTAGTACATGTTCTATCTTTTATTGTCAAGTTTACTCTTATATGCTTTAATTATTAATTGCAATTACTTGTTGAATTCTCGCCTTATATATTACGTGCCTTAATTGTTAATTGATTCTTTGCAACCGTGCCTTTATTTATGAACTATCATTACTTGCTATTTGATTAGTGAGTTATCATGTAACTATTTTATTCGcttttgaatttctttgtttaGCTTCTTTATTGCATTTAATTTGTGTGATACGTCGTAGTTGGTTGTAGTTTGTTTGTTCAATTCATATTGTTTGGGGATCGGTTTGCATGCCGCAACTGTATTGAAATGATATGATATGAGATGACAAGATAAGGGCGGATGATATGATAtaggttggatcgggttgcatgcctcaaTGAATTGATatgttgtaattgttgtgacaGAAAAGTTATCCTCGGGTTATGATTCTCATGGTACATTCTACGTTGGAATGGTTTATCGGTTGAACGGTTATTATTTTTTCTCAAATCATTTCACTTATATTTTGATCGCATTTGGTTGACTACTGTTATTCTAGTATTGGAACGATTGTGACTTCTTGTGTGAGCCATGCATTCTATGTGATTTGTTATGTTATTTTAATGTGCCAATTTGTGCCTCCATCATTACTTGGTGAATTGATTGCCAAGATGAATTTATTGCGGGGAGTCATCATCTCATAATCTGTTAAATATTGGTAACATAACGGCTTTAAATAAAGAAATAGTCAATATGCTTTACTTTATGTGACTCTTAAGACAAAACTCGTCATCTCACTCGGTACTTTACTATATTTAAATTGTTATCATGCCTACTTTAAATTATTCTATAATTACCATTACCCTATTTGATGCTTTACTTTACGTATATTTACTATAAATGATTCCACATTTAATTTGCCAACTTATCTGAtgttttaatttatttaaaaatgTTATTTTACTTTAccttatatgatttttaac comes from the Nicotiana sylvestris chromosome 4, ASM39365v2, whole genome shotgun sequence genome and includes:
- the LOC104221201 gene encoding protein COFACTOR ASSEMBLY OF COMPLEX C SUBUNIT B CCB3, chloroplastic — its product is MAISSLIPSPPQSIGYPAALLHPHTNGTPCDYGNFLIPMRRKNIQSCRDTKFRACSYLDGSVSATIELVQSNGNVPISPLNSEEVVKVLASSAIETSDASLPLMQRLVLLDLDPATAKLAISFLGPFLSAFSFLFILRIVMSWYPKLPVGEFPYVIAYAPTEPILGATRKLIPPLAGVDVTPVVWFGLVSFINEILLGPQGLLVLLSQKQV